The Neomonachus schauinslandi chromosome Y, ASM220157v2, whole genome shotgun sequence genome has a window encoding:
- the LOC123323606 gene encoding olfactory receptor 2AJ1-like — protein sequence MMGHENHSFTSDFILLGLFSSSQSSLVFISFIFIIFIMTITENTIMILLILRDSRIHTPMYFLLSHLSFMDILHISNIVPKMVTDFLSGSRTISFAGCGFQIFLSLTLLGGECLVLAAMSYDHYVAICHPLHYPILMNDYVRILMARGSWIVGTVNFIVHTAYALQLPFCGPRAIDHFFCELPAMLKLSCVDTTLYERGVYVSGLIFLLVPSSLILASYVQILLTVLQMKSSEARKKSFSTCCFHMIVVTMYYGPFIFTYMRPKSYHTPGQDKYLAIFYTILTPTLNPIIYSFRNKDVLKAMKNMLKVTFSIKDSNRNA from the coding sequence ATGATGGGGCATGAGAATCACAGTTTCAccagtgatttcattcttttaggactcttttcttcttctcaatcaagtctagttttcatctcctttatattcatcatttttattatgactataacagaaaacacaatcatgATCCTCCTTATCCTCAGGGACTCAAGAATCCATACTCCAATGTATTTCCTGCTCAGCCATCTGTCTTTCATGGACATCTTGCATATTTCCAACATTGTTCCCAAAATGGTCACTGACTTTCTGTCAGGCAGCAGAACTATTTCATTCGCAGGTTGTGGCTTCCAGATATTTCTatccctcaccctcctgggtGGTGAGTGCCTTGTCCTGGCGGCAATGTCTTACGATCACTATGTAGCCATCTGTCACCCACTGCACTATCCCATTCTTATGAATGACTATGTCCGCATTCTCATGGCTAGAGGGTCCTGGATTGTTGGGACCGTCAACTTCATAGTCCACACAGCTTATGCACTCCAGTTGCCCTTCTGTGGCCCAAGAGccattgatcactttttctgtgaaCTCCCTGCCATGTTGAAGTTGTCCTGTGTGGACACAACACTCTATGAACGAGGAGTTTATGTAAgtggcttaatttttctccttgtcccttcctccctaatccttgcttcttatgtccaaattctccttactgttcttcaaatgaaatcatcagaagcacggaaaaagtcattttctacctgttgcttccacatgattgtggtcacaatgtactatgggccatttattttcacatacatgagaCCCAAATCATACCACACTCCGGGCCAGGACAAATACTTGGCAATATTCTATaccatcctcacacccacactgaaccctatcatctacagttttaggaataaagatgttctgaaggcaatgaaaaatatgctcaaagtGACTTTCTCCATTAAAGATAGTAATAGAAATGCTTGA